In the Malania oleifera isolate guangnan ecotype guangnan chromosome 1, ASM2987363v1, whole genome shotgun sequence genome, one interval contains:
- the LOC131166496 gene encoding mitogen-activated protein kinase homolog NTF3-like, with amino-acid sequence MATMVEPPNGIKPQGKHCFRLWQTLFEIDTKYVPTKPVGKGSYGIVCSSFNTETNEIVAIKKIKNVFESQTDALRMLREMILLRHIKHENVIALKDVMMPTHRKSFMDVYLVYELMDTDLHRVLRSSQPLSRDHCQFFLCQLLRGLRYLHSANILHRDLKPGNLLINANCDLKICDFGLARTSRGEEEFMTEYVVTRWYRAPELLLGSDTYGASIDVWSVGCIFAEILGRKPIFPGTDCLDQLKLIISVLGSRQEADLAFIDNPKARTFISSLPYTRGIPFVQLYPEADPLAIDLLERMLVFDPSKRITAAEALQHPYMSDLYDSSCDHPAPTPLDLEINENLEERAMREMMWREMLHYHPEVAAVGSS; translated from the exons ATGGCGACTATGGTGGAGCCTCCGAATGGGATCAAGCCTCAAGGGAAGCATTGTTTCCGGCTGTGGCAGACATTGTTTGAGATCGACACCAAATATGTTCCGACCAAACCCGTAGGCAAAGGATCCTATGGGATCGTCTGCTCTTCCTTTAACACAGAAACAAATGAGATAGTTGCCATTAAGAAGATCAAAAATGTGTTTGAGAGTCAGACTGATGCACTGAGGATGTTGAGGGAGATGATCCTGTTGAGGCACATCAAGCACGAAAATGTAATTGCTTTGAAGGATGTTATGATGCCGACCCACCGGAAAAGCTTCATGGATGTTTATCTTGTTTATGAACTCATGGATACCGATCTGCATCGCGTCCTTAGGTCCTCTCAACCTCTTTCCCGTGACCACTGCCAGTTTTTTCTTTGTCAG CTGCTTCGGGGGCTGCGGTATCTTCACTCAGCAAATATTCTTCATCGTGACCTAAAGCCAGGCAACCTCCTCATCAATGCGAACTGCGACCTGAAGATATGTGATTTTGGACTAGCGCGTACCAGCAGAGGTGAGGAAGAGTTCATGACGGAGTACGTTGTCACCCGATGGTACCGTGCTCCAGAGCTTCTCCTCGGCTCTGATACTTACGGAGCATCCATTGACGTCTGGTCTGTTGGATGTATTTTTGCTGAAATCCTTGGCCGGAAGCCTATCTTCCCTGGAACCGATTGCCTTGACCAGCTTAAACTAATAATCAGTGTTCTTGGGAGTCGGCAGGAAGCTGATCTAGCATTCATTGATAACCCAAAAGCCAGGACATTCATCAGTTCATTACCTTATACGAGAGGAATCCCATTTGTGCAGTTGTATCCGGAGGCGGATCCTCTAGCGATAGATTTGTTAGAGAGAATGCTTGTGTTTGATCCGTCAAAGAGGATTACTGCTGCAGAAGCTCTCCAACACCCATATATGTCAGACTTGTACGATTCGAGTTGCGATCATCCAGCACCTACCCCACTCGATCTTGAGATAAATGAAAATTTGGAGGAGCGGGCTATGAGGGAGATGATGTGGAGAGAGATGCTTCACTACCATCCTGAGGTTGCTGCCGTTGGTAGTAGTTGA